In the Mycolicibacterium thermoresistibile genome, one interval contains:
- a CDS encoding SRPBCC family protein → MTVKRDVPASRRQLWEVIADGWTYSQWVVGNSRMRAVDPDWPAPGSTIRHSIGLWPLVINDVTVVEECVPLERIVLHAKGGPMGGARIELRLSDNPDGGCHLEMDEYPVSGPGKFIPNPLAQLAIWPRNRETTWRLAALAERLTPNQIDTREQSRR, encoded by the coding sequence GTGACCGTGAAGCGTGATGTACCCGCCTCCCGCCGACAGCTGTGGGAGGTGATCGCCGACGGCTGGACCTACTCGCAATGGGTGGTCGGGAACAGCCGGATGCGCGCCGTCGACCCGGATTGGCCCGCGCCCGGCTCGACCATCCGGCACTCGATCGGGTTGTGGCCGCTGGTGATCAACGATGTGACGGTGGTCGAAGAGTGCGTGCCGCTCGAGCGGATCGTGCTGCACGCCAAGGGTGGTCCGATGGGCGGTGCCCGCATCGAGCTCAGGCTGTCGGACAACCCGGATGGCGGCTGCCATCTCGAGATGGACGAGTATCCGGTCAGCGGGCCGGGCAAGTTCATCCCGAATCCGTTGGCGCAGTTGGCGATCTGGCCGCGTAACCGGGAGACGACGTGGCGGCTGGCCGCACTGGCGGAACGGTTGACGCCGAACCAGATCGACACCCGGGAGCAGAGCCGGCGCTGA
- a CDS encoding Dps family protein: MSTTRITARRNETDVRPFHASPELAANLQRVLVELIELQLQGKQAHWNVVGTNFRDLHLQLDELVDYAREAGDVVAERMRALDAVPDGRADTVADSTTLPKFPAYEVNTAEAVDLITGHIHAAVETVRGVRDQVEAEDPASADILHDIIVNLEKQAWLIKMENRKV, translated from the coding sequence ATGAGTACCACGAGGATCACCGCACGACGAAACGAAACCGACGTACGTCCTTTCCACGCCTCGCCCGAACTGGCGGCGAACCTCCAGCGGGTGCTGGTCGAGCTGATCGAACTGCAGCTGCAGGGTAAGCAGGCGCACTGGAACGTGGTGGGCACCAACTTCCGTGACCTGCACCTGCAACTCGATGAACTGGTCGACTACGCCCGCGAGGCCGGCGATGTCGTCGCCGAACGGATGCGCGCGCTCGACGCGGTGCCCGACGGCAGGGCCGACACCGTCGCCGACAGCACCACGTTGCCGAAGTTCCCCGCTTATGAGGTGAACACCGCCGAAGCGGTGGACCTGATCACCGGGCACATCCACGCCGCGGTGGAGACCGTGCGCGGTGTCCGCGACCAGGTCGAGGCGGAGGACCCCGCCAGCGCCGACATCCTCCACGACATCATCGTGAACCTGGAGAAGCAGGCCTGGCTGATCAAGATGGAGAACCGCAAGGTCTAG
- a CDS encoding ANTAR domain-containing response regulator, protein MTGATTDTPPRRVLVAEDEALIRLDLAEMLRDEGYDVVGEAGDGQEAVELAESLRPDLVIMDVKMPRRDGIDAAREIAAKRIAPVVVLTAFSQRDLVEQARDAGAMAYLVKPFSITDLIPAIEVAVSRFAEITALESEVAELSERLETRKLVERAKGLLQAKHNMTEPEAFKWIQRAAMDRRTTMKRVAEVVLENLDTPKDQTPSN, encoded by the coding sequence ATGACCGGTGCAACGACCGATACCCCACCGCGCAGAGTGCTCGTCGCCGAGGACGAGGCGCTGATCCGGCTCGATCTGGCGGAGATGCTGCGCGACGAAGGCTACGACGTGGTCGGTGAAGCCGGCGACGGGCAGGAGGCCGTGGAGCTCGCCGAGAGCCTGCGGCCCGACCTGGTGATCATGGACGTCAAGATGCCGCGCCGGGACGGGATCGACGCCGCCCGCGAGATCGCCGCCAAGCGTATCGCCCCGGTCGTGGTGCTCACCGCGTTCAGCCAACGTGATCTGGTGGAACAGGCCCGCGATGCCGGCGCCATGGCCTACCTGGTGAAACCGTTCAGCATCACCGACCTGATCCCGGCGATCGAGGTGGCGGTGAGCCGGTTCGCCGAGATCACCGCCCTGGAGTCCGAGGTCGCCGAACTGTCCGAGCGGTTGGAGACCCGCAAGCTCGTCGAGCGCGCCAAGGGGTTGTTGCAGGCCAAGCACAACATGACCGAGCCCGAGGCGTTCAAGTGGATCCAACGGGCGGCGATGGACCGGCGCACCACGATGAAACGGGTCGCCGAGGTGGTGCTGGAAAACCTCGACACGCCGAAGGATCAGACCCCGTCGAACTGA
- a CDS encoding DUF2339 domain-containing protein, which produces MTDPHAVLTRLVADFAALSGQFAKVSRDLAELDRVLAVPPAAPRPYPGAYPAPYPAHYPAHHPAPYSAPVTQTTPTAPPPSSPAPAPTLTPTPTAPPPDPAAPHHVSARSEGWVGKALAVAGVGVTLIGVVLLLVLAAQAGILRPEVRVGAGALLAGALVGAAVRQNARPGGQVGAVALAATGVAAAYMNVIAVSTIYHWLPAAAGLVLAAVIGGGGLMLARRWDSEHLGLLVLVPLVLLAPVITDGITVVLIGFMLALGAASLPVQLGRDWIWLHAARTASVTLPILGALLGASFAQDRVPALTAACGIAAVLALAAALLLAPSTRNHTALGLLTAAGTLPVLCVSWAERPAVSALMAAALSAALLAMAAGAGLIRVELVRTGPLRRILSVWAAVAALIAVTVAFDAPVAAPVLLAMATVVAVAGRHDRTARWIALGFAVVGGLYYLGVAPPYRVLRPIAVAAPTAVAVLIASVLLICCVVAIVWTWRAHVPAAGPLPWLGAATVLLYAVTTFTVTAGVLAGGVGGGFFAGHMAATICWIGLAAALLWYAARRPRADRAMPLGGGLALVAAAVAKLFLFDLGTLDGIFRVVVFIVVGLVLLGTGGGYARWLTHAAGESHPAGESRGTGKHQADNEPV; this is translated from the coding sequence ATGACCGATCCGCATGCCGTCCTCACCCGGTTGGTCGCCGACTTCGCAGCCCTCTCCGGCCAATTTGCCAAGGTGTCGCGCGATCTCGCCGAATTGGACCGGGTCCTGGCTGTGCCGCCGGCTGCTCCCCGGCCGTATCCCGGTGCGTATCCCGCGCCCTATCCGGCCCACTATCCGGCTCACCATCCGGCCCCGTACTCGGCGCCGGTCACTCAGACGACCCCGACCGCGCCACCACCCTCGAGCCCGGCCCCGGCCCCGACCCTGACCCCGACCCCGACTGCGCCGCCGCCCGATCCGGCGGCGCCGCACCACGTGTCGGCGCGGTCCGAGGGCTGGGTCGGCAAAGCGCTGGCGGTGGCCGGGGTGGGGGTCACGTTGATCGGTGTCGTGCTGCTGCTGGTGCTCGCCGCGCAGGCCGGCATCCTGCGGCCGGAGGTCAGGGTCGGCGCCGGGGCACTGCTGGCCGGGGCGCTGGTCGGGGCGGCGGTCAGGCAGAACGCCCGGCCCGGCGGCCAGGTCGGCGCCGTCGCGCTGGCCGCCACCGGGGTCGCCGCCGCGTACATGAACGTCATCGCGGTCAGCACGATCTACCACTGGCTGCCGGCCGCGGCCGGGCTGGTGCTCGCCGCGGTCATCGGCGGCGGCGGACTGATGCTGGCCCGCCGCTGGGACTCCGAGCACCTCGGTCTGCTGGTGCTGGTGCCGCTGGTGCTGCTCGCCCCGGTCATCACCGACGGAATCACCGTGGTGCTCATCGGATTCATGCTGGCGTTGGGCGCGGCGTCGCTGCCCGTGCAGCTGGGGCGGGACTGGATCTGGTTGCACGCCGCCCGCACCGCGTCGGTGACGCTGCCGATCCTGGGTGCGTTGCTGGGCGCATCATTCGCCCAGGACCGCGTTCCCGCGCTCACCGCCGCCTGCGGCATCGCCGCGGTGCTGGCGTTGGCCGCGGCACTGCTGTTGGCGCCCAGCACACGCAACCACACCGCGCTGGGCCTGCTCACCGCGGCCGGCACGCTGCCGGTGCTGTGCGTGTCGTGGGCGGAGCGACCCGCGGTGTCGGCGCTGATGGCCGCCGCGCTGAGCGCCGCCCTGCTGGCCATGGCGGCCGGCGCCGGGCTGATCCGGGTCGAGCTGGTCCGGACCGGTCCGTTGCGCCGCATCCTGTCGGTGTGGGCGGCCGTCGCCGCACTGATCGCGGTCACGGTCGCCTTCGACGCACCGGTCGCCGCGCCGGTGCTGCTGGCGATGGCGACGGTGGTGGCGGTGGCGGGCCGGCACGACCGCACCGCCCGCTGGATCGCGCTCGGCTTCGCGGTCGTCGGCGGGTTGTACTACCTCGGCGTCGCCCCGCCCTACCGGGTGCTGCGGCCGATCGCGGTGGCGGCCCCGACCGCGGTCGCGGTGCTGATCGCCAGCGTGCTGCTCATCTGCTGCGTGGTGGCGATCGTCTGGACCTGGCGCGCCCACGTACCCGCGGCGGGACCGCTGCCGTGGCTGGGCGCCGCCACGGTGCTGCTGTACGCGGTGACCACGTTCACGGTGACCGCCGGGGTGCTGGCCGGCGGCGTGGGCGGTGGCTTCTTCGCCGGGCACATGGCGGCCACGATCTGCTGGATCGGCCTGGCCGCCGCGCTGCTGTGGTACGCGGCCCGACGGCCCCGAGCCGACCGTGCGATGCCGCTCGGCGGTGGGCTGGCGCTGGTCGCCGCCGCCGTGGCGAAACTGTTCCTGTTCGATCTCGGCACCCTCGACGGGATCTTCCGGGTGGTGGTGTTCATCGTCGTCGGCCTGGTGCTGCTGGGCACGGGCGGCGGTTACGCCCGGTGGCTCACCCACGCCGCCGGCGAATCCCACCCGGCCGGCGAATCCCGCGGCACCGGCAAACACCAGGCCGACAACGAACCCGTGTGA
- a CDS encoding adenylate/guanylate cyclase domain-containing protein has product MAVSDARGPACSPTVARQGVPARTQRYAESIRSRYRMLTIAAWIAAAVSAGFGTLQLVLGGQTRLLGVINLAVAVVFTLIPLLYRFGELLAPLSFFLFAYLSVGFMCFSIGTGSGLQLYLLVAASLVVLLLGVDRIVLAAGIVAVGVVGIIVLELVVPEDRGLGPAWMLTAGFVTSAVSSALIIFATLWYALREIARTEAAMEAEYQRSESLLLNILPASVARRLKDPARTVIADKYDDASVLFADIAGYTRWAGATTPSELVLFLDRLYTELDALVDRHGLEKVKTSGDSYMVVSGVPQPRPDHLEALADFALDMAAAVGRLRDPQGRTVPLRIGLAAGPVVAGVVGARKFFYDVWGDAVNVGSRMESTDVVGRIQVAQDVRDRLRDSFVFEERGAIEVKGKGVMHTWYLLGRRSDRQGSDRQGSGRQGSGRQGSGRQGGTEASTAARTHG; this is encoded by the coding sequence GTGGCTGTCAGTGACGCCCGGGGGCCGGCATGTTCGCCGACGGTGGCCCGGCAGGGTGTGCCGGCGCGCACGCAGCGCTATGCCGAGAGCATCCGCAGCCGCTACAGGATGCTGACGATCGCGGCGTGGATCGCGGCCGCGGTGTCGGCGGGTTTCGGGACGTTGCAGCTGGTGTTGGGCGGTCAGACCCGGCTGCTGGGCGTGATCAACCTGGCGGTGGCGGTGGTTTTCACGCTGATCCCGCTGCTGTACCGGTTCGGTGAACTGCTCGCGCCGCTGTCGTTCTTCCTGTTCGCCTATCTGTCGGTGGGGTTCATGTGTTTCTCCATCGGCACCGGATCGGGTCTGCAGCTGTACCTGCTGGTGGCGGCCTCGCTGGTGGTGCTGCTGCTGGGGGTGGACCGCATCGTGCTGGCGGCCGGGATCGTCGCCGTCGGCGTGGTGGGGATCATCGTGCTGGAACTGGTGGTGCCCGAGGACCGCGGGCTGGGACCGGCGTGGATGCTGACGGCCGGTTTCGTGACGTCGGCGGTGTCGTCGGCGCTGATCATCTTCGCCACGTTGTGGTACGCGCTGCGGGAGATCGCACGCACCGAGGCGGCGATGGAAGCCGAGTATCAGCGCTCGGAGTCGCTGTTGCTCAACATCCTGCCGGCCAGTGTGGCCCGCCGGCTCAAGGATCCGGCCCGGACGGTCATCGCCGACAAGTACGACGACGCGTCGGTGCTGTTCGCCGACATCGCCGGCTACACCCGGTGGGCCGGCGCCACCACCCCGTCCGAGTTGGTGCTGTTCCTGGACCGGCTGTACACCGAACTGGACGCGCTGGTCGACCGGCACGGCCTGGAGAAGGTGAAGACCAGCGGTGACTCGTACATGGTGGTCAGCGGGGTGCCGCAGCCCCGGCCGGATCATCTCGAGGCGCTGGCGGACTTCGCACTGGACATGGCGGCCGCGGTCGGGCGGCTGCGGGATCCGCAGGGCCGCACCGTGCCGTTGCGGATCGGACTGGCCGCAGGCCCGGTGGTCGCCGGCGTGGTCGGGGCGCGGAAGTTCTTCTACGACGTCTGGGGGGACGCCGTCAACGTCGGGTCCCGGATGGAGAGCACCGACGTCGTCGGCCGGATTCAGGTCGCACAGGATGTGCGGGACCGGCTGCGGGATTCGTTCGTGTTCGAGGAGCGCGGTGCGATCGAGGTCAAGGGCAAGGGCGTGATGCACACCTGGTATCTGCTCGGGCGCCGCTCGGATCGTCAGGGTTCGGATCGGCAGGGTTCGGGTCGGCAGGGTTCGGGTCGGCAGGGTTCGGGTCGGCAGGGTGGCACGGAGGCCTCGACCGCCGCCCGGACCCACGGCTGA
- a CDS encoding response regulator, producing MGEPQQPTVMVVDDHPIWREAVARDLAEAGLSVVATADGVAAARRRAAAVRPDVVLMDMRLPDGDGARATAEVRAVSPDSRVLVLSASEERDDVLEAVKAGATGYLVKSASKTELVDAVHATAQGRAVFTPGLAGLVLGEYRRISRQPGAGPDAPRLTERETEILRYVAKGLTAKQIAAQLSLSHRTVENHVQATFRKLQVANRVELARYAIEHGLDE from the coding sequence ATGGGTGAACCGCAGCAGCCCACGGTGATGGTGGTCGACGACCACCCGATCTGGCGGGAAGCCGTCGCACGGGACCTCGCCGAGGCGGGATTGTCCGTGGTGGCCACCGCCGATGGTGTCGCGGCGGCGCGGCGGCGGGCGGCCGCGGTGCGCCCGGATGTGGTGCTGATGGACATGCGCCTGCCCGATGGCGACGGTGCCCGGGCCACCGCCGAGGTGCGCGCCGTGTCGCCGGACTCGCGCGTGCTGGTGCTGTCAGCCTCCGAGGAGCGGGACGACGTCCTGGAGGCCGTGAAGGCCGGCGCCACCGGCTATCTGGTCAAGAGTGCGTCGAAAACCGAACTCGTCGACGCGGTCCACGCGACCGCCCAGGGGCGTGCGGTGTTCACACCCGGGCTGGCGGGACTGGTGCTGGGGGAGTACCGGCGGATATCCCGCCAGCCCGGCGCCGGGCCGGACGCACCGCGGCTGACCGAACGGGAGACCGAGATCCTGCGGTACGTCGCCAAGGGCCTGACCGCCAAGCAGATCGCCGCGCAGCTCTCGCTGAGCCACCGCACCGTGGAGAACCACGTGCAGGCCACCTTCCGTAAGCTGCAGGTCGCCAACCGGGTGGAGTTGGCCCGCTACGCCATCGAACACGGCCTCGACGAATAG